The genomic interval TAGAATGTACACAGATTTTGATCGACGCGGGCAAATCAGATGTGGGCGCCAAGTACGGAATCTACCGTGTTAAGAACGATTTCTCCGGCTTACCAGTGGAACATGATTTTATTCGTTCCGTCGGAGCTAATGAAAATCTCATGGCCTTGGTTTGCAGAAATGACAGCGTTCGTTCCGAAACCAATTTTGATGGTGCCTATGAATCAAACGCAGGTGAAACAAGTCCCTACTTGGATGACACCAATGGAGACGGCGTTAATGATGATGTTTGTGCCGGAACCATGACGAACAGTGTCTGCCAATTGACCTGCGTGCCATACGAAATTTTCAAAAATCTCCCTGACAAATATGTTGCGGGAGGAGCGACCGGATCCCACACAACCTTACAACTCGACACAGATAATGTCCCACTCCTCTTCAAAGAATCAGCGGCAACCATCCGCAACCTTTGCACCGATATTGACAGAGACGGTATTCCAGATTGCGTGGAAAACCCGACGGGTCAATGTAATTTCGGTGCCGATGTTAATGGCGGGAAAATTCTCAACCCATATAGCAAAGATACCGATGGTGACGGTGTACCTGATGCCATCGACTTGGATCCTTTCCATAAAGATGCCCTTGGAATTGCCGGTGGGGATGTTTACCCAAGCGATGATTCCGGCATGACCGATACACAGCGCAATGCATTGCGTAGCGTTTTCCTGAGTAACAAATACTTGATGCTCTTTGTGGATAGAGATCAGGATGGATTGAAAGATGGAGAGGAAGATAATGGAGCAGGCGCATTAGCATTAAACGGTATCTATGAGCCCGTACGCGGACTCGCAGGGATATCTACAACAGAAACAGATCCTCTTAAAAAGGATACAGATGAAGATAATATCAGTGATTTAGTCGAAGTTAAACAATGGCACACCAATCCTGCTAATATTGATACCGATGATGATGGTTTGCCGGATAGCATTGAGGTGAAAGGTGACAGTCCAACCGCTTCCGGAGACTACGGAGACCAATCTGGAGCAGGGTGCGAGACCTTTGTCAAAATTGAACCGGGCCATACAAAACCAGAACTGGTTCAAATGCTGAAAAATAACAGAATCACACCAATCGGAACTAATCCGCTCAATCCCGATACCGATGGCGATGGTATCAAAGACGGTATTGAAGTCACAGGAGTTTACTCCAAAGATGCGGATGTATTCGGTCTCATCAGAAATGGCTTCCCAGCCGAGGGAATCGACATGGTCTCCAACCCGCTCGCCAAAGACAGCGATGGCGATGGTCTGGCCGATTCTCAAGAATACGGAACCAGTGGAATCATGGATAAAAACAGTTCGAATCCTTGCGCCAAAAACACCGATCATGATGGCATCATCTCGGATAAAGATGAAAAACCGGGTTGTGCCACAAATTCAGACCTTTCCTGCCTTGGACCTTCAGATAATGGTGTCGATAAGGGCATCGACAGCGATGGCGATGGTTTGTCTGATGTTGTGGAAGACCTTAACCAAAATGGTCGCCGCGACCCTGGTGAAACGGATGCGTTCAATCCTGACTCTGACGGAGATCATCTCTCTGACGGAATTGAAAAACAATTGGGTACAGATCCGCTCAAGGCCGATTCCGATGGGGATTGTATCTCGGATGACAAAGAACTGGGTCTTACCGATGCCACCTCTTTGAAAGCCGCGATGAGCACGGTCACCATTCGTATGGCCAATGGTCAAATCAAGACAGCGCAGGTGGTGCTCCAGATATCCTATTCTCCGGGTGCCAATACCAATCCGATGAGTGCCGACACCGATGGTGACGGATTGTGCGACGGTAACAACCCAGTGCCACGCGCGGATGGAACCATGGAATGTATTCGCGGCGAAGACTTAAATTGTAATGGTATTCTCGATAAGGATGCGAAGAATCCCAACATTCTCTTGGAAACCGATTCAAGAAACCCTGACACAGACAGTGACGGTGCGAACGACAAACAGGAAATGTGCGCCGGTGGCACCTGTAACTTGTCGGCCAATATTGGCAACGCTACCACAGGCAGAAGCACAGGCTGTTTCTCTCTGACGGGCAACGATCCTCTAGACCCAGCCAGCATGCTGTATGTGTTTGGAGTTCTGGTGATGTTGAATAGAATATTCCGGTTGTCATTGCGAAAACACTCTTGTCATTCTGAGCGAAGCGAAGAATCCTGTTGATGCCAAGTAGATCCTTCGCCTACGGCTCAGGATGACATTTTAACAAGCTCCCCCAAAGGCCCCGGTTGTGCTCGAAAGAGCCGCCGGGGTGCTTTTTTTGTATTGTCGGTCTCTAAAAACATCATCCTGACCCCGTATCGTAGTACGGGGCAGGCTCCAGTCGGGATCCAGAAATAAATTGCTAGATTCCGGCTTTCGCCGGAATGACAAAATAAATGAATAGTGTAGTGTACGCATCATGGATTATCATCGATAGCTAATAAGGAGGAAATTTTTTATGATTCGCCTGAAAAGAAAACCGACTTCACCGGGAGAAATACTGAAAGAGGAGTATCTTCATCCATTGGGTCTTACCCAAAAAGAATTGGCTGATCACATTGAGTGCGATGTCAAAGTCATCAATCGTATTGTTAATAGCAGAACAGCTTTAACGGCAAGTCTTGCCATCAAGCTGGCCGCCGCTTTTGATACCACTCCCGAATTTTGGTTGAATGCACAGAAGGCCATGGATGTGTACCAAGCCTCAAAAGAAATGAAAAAATTACCCAAAACACTTTTGACAAAAAGACATCTTGTACCGATTTATTGATGATCAATGACGTTTTTTAGGATTTCGCGCTCTTTGGCTTTTGTTTTGCGCGCGGAGATGTTGGTTTGGTAGGAGAGGGCGGTTTGATTTTGCGGGTCTTGGGTCAAAACCAGATTGACCATTTGCAGTGCCTTGTCTTCTTCTTTGTTGTCGTAATAAAGTTTCATCAATTCAATTTGCGCCAAAATTTTAATCTGGGGTATTGTGGGCGGAGGATCAAACTTCACCGCTTTTTCAAAATAGGCAATGGCCTCCTTGGGCGATTTTTTCATCCGGTACATTTGTCCCACAAGGTAAAGCCTTAAAAAATTTTCTCCGCCGAAGCGTATCGCTTCCAGATATTGGGGAAGGGCCAGATCATATTGACCTGTCTGATAATAGAGTCCTCCCAAATGTTCGGCAAGCGATTGGGTGGCAGGATTTTTGGCATAACGGTTTCGCAAAAGAGGTTCTGCTTCTTTCAAGAGACAAATTGCTTCCTGTGGATCCCCCTGCAACTCCTTATAATTGGCGAGTTTGAACATAACGAGTCCGTCTTTGCATCCCAAAGCGCGCGCTCTTTCCAAAAAATTCAGGGCCACATTAAAATTATTGGAATCAAAGGCACTAAAACCGGCCTCCACCAAAGCATCCCAAGTAGAGGAACGATGTCCATCCTTTTGGTAAAATTCCCAATCGGTCTGAGGAGTTTTGGCGAAAGAGATTTGACTGATAAGAAGCAGAAATAGGACTATGGACCATGGACTAGGGACTAGGGACCAAAAACGGGAAGAGGATTGGTCTGTAGTCCATGGTCCATGGTCCATAGTCGGGATTTTTACTTGCATTTTCACCAAGCTATGCTAGCAACCGTCTTCTTTCAAGAATATAAATAGCGAGCAAGCTTGCGAGAGGGGGAGGCTCCGACGGCAAAGCCTTCGGAGGGGCTTCGCTCAGCCCCTACAAAAAGCCAAACCAAAGGAGAAAACATGTCTACAGCAGTCTCGGTGCAGGAACTCTTGGAAGCAGGAGCCCACTTCGGTCATCAAGTCAGTCGTTGGAATCCCAGAATGCGTCCCTATATTTTTTCGATCAAGGGCGGCATTCATATTCTGGATTTGGAACAAACAGCCAATGGTTTGAAAAAAGCGTGTCACTTCGTAGCCGAAACGGTTGCGTTGGGGAATCAGGTACTTTTTGTCGGAACCAAAAAACAGGCGCGTGTTTGCATTGAAACAGAAGCAAAAAGAACAGGCCAGTTTTATGTGATCAATCGCTGGCTCGGCGGCATGCTCACCAATTTCAAAACAATCAAAGCCTCGATCGACCGCATGGAAGCCCTTGAAAAACAGGCGGCCTCTCCCGATTTCGAAAAATTCACAAAGAAAGAACGTCTCACCATTGAAAGAGAAATTGCCAAATTGGATCATATTCTGGGTGGAATCAAAACCATGCAACGCCTTCCCGGTTGCGTGTTCATCATCGATCCAAAAAATGAGGAGATTGCCAAAAAAGAGGCGCGTCGTTTGAAAATTCCGGTGGTTGCAATGGTCGACACCAATTGTGATCCGGAAGGGATTGACTACGTCATCCCTGCCAATGACGACGCCATCCGCTCCATTCAAATTATTACAAAAGCCATCGCCGATTCGTGCGAAGAGGGTTTGCGCAAAAGAGAAGCCGCTCTCGCGAAAGAACAGAATCGCCCTGAGGGGGAAGAAAAACCAACAGCTTTTGTCACCGAGCGTGAAATAAAAACCCAAGCCAAAGCCTACGTACACGGATAATTTATGAACATCACACCCAGTGCGGTCAAAGAACTGCGCGAAAAAACCAATGCCGGAATGATGGATTGCAAAAAAGCTCTCGAACATGCCAAGGGAAATATGGAGCAGGCCATCGAAGTGTTACGCAAAAAAGGTCTGGCAGTGGCCCAGCAAAAAGCATCGCGCCAGGCGAGCGAGGGAATTCTTGGAAATTATTATGATGAATCAGGGAAGCTTGGCTGTCTGGTGGAAGTTAATTGCGAAACCGATTTCGTCGTTAAAACCGATGATTTCCAAAATTTTGTTTCCAAACTGACGGGTGTCATTCGTCAAAAACCTTTTGAAAATTTGGAAGCACTGCTTGGCACTTCGTTTAATGGAAAAGATACTGTCAAAGAATCCGTAACGGGTCTCATTGCGAAGATTGGCGAGAATATGCAGGTCAAGCGTTTTACGCGCTGGGAAACAAAAACAGACGCGGAGAAAATTGGTTTTTATCTCCACGCGGGTTCCAAAATTGGCGTGCTGGTTTTGCTCACCGACCCCTCGGGTGCATTAACAACTGATACCGCGAAGGAAATTGCCATGCATGTGGCGGCAATGAGTCCTCGTTATCTTAAACGCGAAGAAGTACCGGCAGAAGTGGTGGCCAAAGAAAAAGAAATTCAAAGCGCCACTCTTGATTTCAAAAAACCTCCTGAGATTCAGGAAAAGATCCTTGCGGGAAAATTGAACAAATTTTATGGTGAGACCTGTTTGGAAGAACAAGTTTTTGTAAAAGACCCGGAAGGAAAGAAGAGCGTTAAAGAGTGGCTGAAGCTGAAAGCCCCAACAGCAAAAATAGAAAAATTTGTCCGATTGCAAGTTGGGGCTTAGTGTTGAATATGTCATCCTGAACCCTTCGCCATCATTGTCATTCTGAGCCCTTCGCTTTGTCATTCTGAGCGAAGCGAAGAATCTGCTTTGGCTCAGGATAAACTCCGCGAAGAATCTGCTCGTGCTCAGGGTAAACTCCGTGAAGGATCGACTTGATAACAAATTGGATTCGAAGCACAGCGAGGAATGACACAATAAGAGCTATGGCAAAATCAAAATATAAACGGGTGCTTGTAAAGTTAAGCGGCGAATTATTGATGGACCCAAAAGTCCGTTTTGGTCTGAGCCTTCCCATTATTCAAAACCTCGCGAAAGAAATTAAAGATGTTCAGAGTCTGGGTGTGGAAATCGCCATCGTGATCGGTGGTGGAAATATTTTCAGGGGACTTTCCGCTCAAGCCCAATCCATGGACCGCGCCACGGCAGACTACATGGGAATGCTGGCCACCGTTATCAACAGCATGGCCCTGCAAGATGCTTTGGAAAAAGAGGGCGTCTTCACCCGTGTTCTTTCCGCGATTGAAATGCAACAAGTGGCGGAACCCTACATTCGCAGGCGCGCGATCAGGCATTTGGAAAAAAAGAGAATCATTATTTTCGCGGGCGGGACAGGCAATCCCTATTTTTCCACCGACACGGCCGCTTCTTTGAGAGCTAGGGAAGTTCAAGCGGAAGTCATTTTGAAGGGCACAAAAGTGGAGGGAGTTTATGATGCAGACCCTGAAAAAAACCCCAAGGCAAAACTTTTTAAATCATTGACTTATATAGATGTTTTAAAGAAAAGCTTGAGGGTAATGGATGCCACCGCCGTCTCGATGTGTATGGATGGAAACATTCCCATCGTTGTTTTTAACATGTTTAAACATGGCAATCTCAAAAAGGTTCTTTTGGGAGAGCCATTAGGGACAAGAGTTTTTTCAAAAACTCGTTAAAACCCAAAAGGATGGATTATGGAAAATATTATTAAAGAAACACAAGTACACATGGAAAAGGCGTTGACTCTCTTCAAACAGGAACTGGGCAAAGTACGCGCCGGCAGAGCCTCTCTTAGTATTCTCGATGACGTGAAAGTCGATTATTATGGAACTCTGACACCGTTAAATCAGGTGGCAACTCTCAACATTCCGGAGCCCAGAATGATTACGATCGCTCCGTGGGAATCAAAAATTATTTCCGAAATTGAAAAGGCGATCCAGAAAGCCAGTTTGGGACTGAATCCCTCCAACGATGGAAAAATTGTGCGGCTCAGCATTCCACCCCTTAATGAAGAACGCCGCAAAGATTTGGTGAAGATCGTCAAAAAACACGCGGAAGAGTGTCGCGTGGCGCTTCGTTTGGTGCGCCGTGATTCCAACGAACATTTAAAAGCGAAAGAGCTGTCCGAAGACGAACTCAAAAAGGGACAAGAACGGGTTCAAAAAATGACCGATGAATATGTGCAAAAGGTCGATCAACTTGTTCAGCACAAAGAAAAAGATATCATGTCGGTTTAAGATGCTTCCCAAACATATCGCAATCATCATGGATGGAAATGGGCGTTGGGCCAAGTCGCAGGGTCTGCCGCGTTTTGAAGGACACCGCAAAGGCGTTGAAACGGTGGATGATATTGTCTCTGCCGTTCGGGAATTAAAAATTCCCTATCTGACTCTCTACGCTTTCTCGGATGAAAATTGGCGCCGCCCGCCCGATGAAGTTGAAATGCTGATGCTTCTGCTCGAAGAATTCCTCAAATTAAAACAATCGAAGATGCTGAAAAATGGAATTCGTCTTCAGACGATTGGGGACATTGAACGACTTCCCGCGAGCACTCAAAAAACTTTGGCTGAAACGATAGAACTGACAAAAAATGGAAAAGAGCTCAATTTAATTCTGGCCCTAAGTTATGGCGCCAGAAATGAACTCGTGCGAGGGATCAATCGTTGTTTGAAAGAAAACAAAGAACAAAATGAAGTGACAGAAGAAACATTTTCAAAATATTTGGACACCAAAAATTTTCCTGATCCTGATTTATTGATTCGAACCAGCGGCGAACATCGTCTCAGCAATTTTCTTTTGTGGCAATTGGCGTACACTGAGTTATATTTCACCAAAACAATGTGGCCCGATTTTAATCCCTCAGAATTAGCAAAAGCTCTGGAAGAATATTCCAAAAGAGAACGCCGTTTTGGAAAAACGAGTGAACAACTTTAAATGCTTCGACTTATTTCGACGATTATTTTGTCCGCGCTTGTTTTAGCCACCGTCTGGTTTCTCCCTCTTTTTCCTTTTCAAATCGTTATTCTTGTCGCAACGGGCGTGGGGCTTTGGGAATATGCGAGTCTCATTTTTCAAAATAAGGGGCCCCGTTTTTTCACACTTTTTCTGGGACTTGTTTTTGCCTCGCTAATGACGTGGTTTCCCTCCAGAGAAATTCTTCTTATAGGTCTCCTCTCAATTGTTTTTGCCACGTTTCTTTGGGGCATGAAAAATCGGTCTCCTCTGGATATGGGGGCGGTCATTTTGGGTGTCTGCTATCTGGCGCTCACACTTCCTTTTTGGAGTTGGCTCAAAGGGTTGGGAAAAGAATGGGTCCTGCTGGTTCTGTTGCCCGCCTGTTTGACGGACACATTTGGTTTTCTGGTCGGGAAATCGATAGGCCGTCATAAACTGGCAGAGGTCATCAGTCCGAATAAAACGTGGGAAGGATTTTTTGGAGGACTGTGCGGCGGCGTTTTTGGTTTGTGGTTGGCCACGCAACTTTTTTTTCAGGGCAGAATATATTTCTGGAATCAGAGTTGGTGGCATCTCATTATTATCGGAGCTTCCATCAGCATTGTGGCCGCACTGGGAGACCTCTTTGAGTCGCTGATTAAAAGAAGTGCTGGAGTGAAAGATGCAAGTCATTTAATTCCGGGACACGGCGGAGCACTGGATCGCCTCGACGCCTTAATTTTTGTTCCCTCTTTCTTTTATTTCCTTCTCTGGTATACAGGCGCCCCATGAAAAAAGTCGTCATTCTTGGCTCCACGGGATCTATCGGCACCAATACTTTGGATGTCATCCGCCAGCACCCGGACAAATTTAAGGTCTTAGGTTTGGTCGCGGGGACAAACATTAAAAAATTGGCGGAACAGGTGGAAGCATTTCAACCCGAATGGGTTGTTGTGCGCGAGAAGGGAACCGCGGAAGCTTTGGCAGACAGACTCAAAGACCACATGTTCGGTAAAATTGGCTGGGGAGAAGAAGATATCCTAAGACTTGCGACTCTTCCCGAGGCCGATATTGTTTTATCAGCCATCGTTGGCACAGCCGGTTTGAAACCAACTTACGCCGCGTTGAAAGCGGGCAAAACGGTGGCCCTTGCCAATAAAGAATCACTGGTCGCGGCCGGAAAAGTCATGACCGACTGCGTGGAAACCTATCACGGCCGTCTTCTTCCGGTAGATAGCGAACACAGCGCCATTCATCAGGTGTTGGAAGGAAAAGCAGAGGAAGTTTTGCGAATTATTTTGACGGCTTCCGGTGGACCGTTTCGCAATCTCCCGTTACAGGACTTGTTAAATGTGACCGTGGAGTCGGCTTTGAAACATCCGAATTGGAGCATGGGCGAAAAAATTACGGTCGATTCCGCCACGTTAATGAACAAAGGATTGGAAGTGATCGAGGCACACTGGCTTTTTTCTCTTCCTCCTGAAAAAATTACGGTGAAAGTTCATCCGCAAAGCATTGTTCATTCACTTGTGGAATATATTGATGGCTCGGTACTGGCACAACTAGGCCCTCCGGATATGCGCGTTCCGATTGCCTATGCCTTGTCCTATCCGGAACGAATTTCCACCGATGTAAGACCTCTTAATTTGATCACGAGTTCTCCTTTAACTTTTGAAGAGCCCGACACGAAGCGCTTTCCCTGTTTGAGTTTGGCAAGACAAGCGTTGGAGATGGGACAAACCTGTCCTTGTGTTTTGAACGCGGCGAATGAAGTGGCCGTTGCCTCTTTTTTAAAACGCCGCATCTCTTTTATTGGAATTCCTCGACTCGTGGAAGAGGTACTCAATCAACATCAACCCACACCTTTAAATTCTCTGGACGATGTTTTGGCTGCTGATCAGTGGGGAAGAGAAACCGCCGAGGTCCTCGTCAACAAACTTTAAAATGATAACATCCATTCTTTCCTTCATTATTGCTTTTGGAATTCTGGTTTTAGTTCATGAGTTCGGTCATTTTTGGATTGCCAGACGCAGGGGTGTGGCAATCGAAAAATTCTCAATCGGATTCGGTCCCAAAATTTTCGGTTTTCATTACAGGGGCTTGCGTCGCTCCCTCCGCCGGCAAAGCCGGCAGAGCCTCCCCCTCAACGCCCCTTCGGGGCTAATTGACTCCAAAGGCACCGATTTTTGCATTTCGCTCATTCCTTTGGGTGGCTTTGTCAAAATGAAGGGGGATGAAGACGAATCGCAGGTTTCCCCCGATGACAAAACCGCCTTTGTCAACAAATCGGTCAAAGCCAGATCGGCTATTGTCATGGCCGGGCCTTTCATGAATCTTTTGTTGAGTTTTATTGTGATGCCACTTGTCTTCCTGATCGGAAAACAGGAGCCCGCATTTTTTAAAGAGCCGCCGGTTATCGAGCGCGTTTTGCCCGGTTCTCCCGCCGAGAAATCGGGTCTCGGTATCGGAGATCTTATTGTTGCGTTCGATGGAAAGTCCGTCGCAACGTGGGAAGGGCTTCTGGAGGCCATTGCCATTACGGCACCAAACAAAACGCTCAATCTGGAAATTGAGAGAGGACCGTGGATTATGGACCATGGACCACGGACCAAAAAAGAAATTGTTGTCGAAACAGCAACACTGCCGGGAGGGGAGGGTTCCTACCTTGGCATTGAAAAATATTTCGGGAAAGCGCCTTCTGCCATCGTCAAAGAAATTATGCCAGAAAGTCCTGCCGCTGACGCCCACCTTCAAGCAGGGGATCAAATCACCCTTGTTGGAGGACAACCCATTGACAGTTGGGATGGATTGATTCATGCCGTGAATGTCCATCAGGGAGAAGCAATTCAGATTGAAGTTTTGCGAGTTTTGCGAAGTGAGCAAAGCGAACGCGAGGGGGCGGCTCCAACGGCTTTGCCGTTGGAGGGGGCGACGCGAGCCCCTATAAAAGAAGTGAGACAAAATTTAACCAT from Deltaproteobacteria bacterium carries:
- a CDS encoding UMP kinase, which encodes MAKSKYKRVLVKLSGELLMDPKVRFGLSLPIIQNLAKEIKDVQSLGVEIAIVIGGGNIFRGLSAQAQSMDRATADYMGMLATVINSMALQDALEKEGVFTRVLSAIEMQQVAEPYIRRRAIRHLEKKRIIIFAGGTGNPYFSTDTAASLRAREVQAEVILKGTKVEGVYDADPEKNPKAKLFKSLTYIDVLKKSLRVMDATAVSMCMDGNIPIVVFNMFKHGNLKKVLLGEPLGTRVFSKTR
- a CDS encoding site-2 protease family protein, producing the protein MITSILSFIIAFGILVLVHEFGHFWIARRRGVAIEKFSIGFGPKIFGFHYRGLRRSLRRQSRQSLPLNAPSGLIDSKGTDFCISLIPLGGFVKMKGDEDESQVSPDDKTAFVNKSVKARSAIVMAGPFMNLLLSFIVMPLVFLIGKQEPAFFKEPPVIERVLPGSPAEKSGLGIGDLIVAFDGKSVATWEGLLEAIAITAPNKTLNLEIERGPWIMDHGPRTKKEIVVETATLPGGEGSYLGIEKYFGKAPSAIVKEIMPESPAADAHLQAGDQITLVGGQPIDSWDGLIHAVNVHQGEAIQIEVLRVLRSEQSEREGAAPTALPLEGATRAPIKEVRQNLTIQPKWDAEAKRWMLGIKGPETMEMGPLQIRHYSFLGAIEAGCKTNIRNILLTFQVLKKLVTFELSYKNLGGPVQIAYSLSKAAASGVADFLYFTAFLSIQLAVLNILPIPMLDGGHLLFFMIEAVRKRPLSLKIRIIAQQTGLVLLLTLILLVTFNDLKRLFFH
- a CDS encoding isoprenyl transferase, which gives rise to MCKRSINLFSTKKKISCRFKMLPKHIAIIMDGNGRWAKSQGLPRFEGHRKGVETVDDIVSAVRELKIPYLTLYAFSDENWRRPPDEVEMLMLLLEEFLKLKQSKMLKNGIRLQTIGDIERLPASTQKTLAETIELTKNGKELNLILALSYGARNELVRGINRCLKENKEQNEVTEETFSKYLDTKNFPDPDLLIRTSGEHRLSNFLLWQLAYTELYFTKTMWPDFNPSELAKALEEYSKRERRFGKTSEQL
- a CDS encoding tetratricopeptide repeat protein, translated to MDHGPWTTDQSSSRFWSLVPSPWSIVLFLLLISQISFAKTPQTDWEFYQKDGHRSSTWDALVEAGFSAFDSNNFNVALNFLERARALGCKDGLVMFKLANYKELQGDPQEAICLLKEAEPLLRNRYAKNPATQSLAEHLGGLYYQTGQYDLALPQYLEAIRFGGENFLRLYLVGQMYRMKKSPKEAIAYFEKAVKFDPPPTIPQIKILAQIELMKLYYDNKEEDKALQMVNLVLTQDPQNQTALSYQTNISARKTKAKEREILKNVIDHQ
- the rpsB gene encoding 30S ribosomal protein S2, which gives rise to MSTAVSVQELLEAGAHFGHQVSRWNPRMRPYIFSIKGGIHILDLEQTANGLKKACHFVAETVALGNQVLFVGTKKQARVCIETEAKRTGQFYVINRWLGGMLTNFKTIKASIDRMEALEKQAASPDFEKFTKKERLTIEREIAKLDHILGGIKTMQRLPGCVFIIDPKNEEIAKKEARRLKIPVVAMVDTNCDPEGIDYVIPANDDAIRSIQIITKAIADSCEEGLRKREAALAKEQNRPEGEEKPTAFVTEREIKTQAKAYVHG
- the frr gene encoding ribosome recycling factor translates to MMENIIKETQVHMEKALTLFKQELGKVRAGRASLSILDDVKVDYYGTLTPLNQVATLNIPEPRMITIAPWESKIISEIEKAIQKASLGLNPSNDGKIVRLSIPPLNEERRKDLVKIVKKHAEECRVALRLVRRDSNEHLKAKELSEDELKKGQERVQKMTDEYVQKVDQLVQHKEKDIMSV
- a CDS encoding HigA family addiction module antidote protein is translated as MIRLKRKPTSPGEILKEEYLHPLGLTQKELADHIECDVKVINRIVNSRTALTASLAIKLAAAFDTTPEFWLNAQKAMDVYQASKEMKKLPKTLLTKRHLVPIY
- a CDS encoding 1-deoxy-D-xylulose-5-phosphate reductoisomerase, which gives rise to MKKVVILGSTGSIGTNTLDVIRQHPDKFKVLGLVAGTNIKKLAEQVEAFQPEWVVVREKGTAEALADRLKDHMFGKIGWGEEDILRLATLPEADIVLSAIVGTAGLKPTYAALKAGKTVALANKESLVAAGKVMTDCVETYHGRLLPVDSEHSAIHQVLEGKAEEVLRIILTASGGPFRNLPLQDLLNVTVESALKHPNWSMGEKITVDSATLMNKGLEVIEAHWLFSLPPEKITVKVHPQSIVHSLVEYIDGSVLAQLGPPDMRVPIAYALSYPERISTDVRPLNLITSSPLTFEEPDTKRFPCLSLARQALEMGQTCPCVLNAANEVAVASFLKRRISFIGIPRLVEEVLNQHQPTPLNSLDDVLAADQWGRETAEVLVNKL
- a CDS encoding phosphatidate cytidylyltransferase, coding for MLRLISTIILSALVLATVWFLPLFPFQIVILVATGVGLWEYASLIFQNKGPRFFTLFLGLVFASLMTWFPSREILLIGLLSIVFATFLWGMKNRSPLDMGAVILGVCYLALTLPFWSWLKGLGKEWVLLVLLPACLTDTFGFLVGKSIGRHKLAEVISPNKTWEGFFGGLCGGVFGLWLATQLFFQGRIYFWNQSWWHLIIIGASISIVAALGDLFESLIKRSAGVKDASHLIPGHGGALDRLDALIFVPSFFYFLLWYTGAP
- a CDS encoding elongation factor Ts; its protein translation is MNITPSAVKELREKTNAGMMDCKKALEHAKGNMEQAIEVLRKKGLAVAQQKASRQASEGILGNYYDESGKLGCLVEVNCETDFVVKTDDFQNFVSKLTGVIRQKPFENLEALLGTSFNGKDTVKESVTGLIAKIGENMQVKRFTRWETKTDAEKIGFYLHAGSKIGVLVLLTDPSGALTTDTAKEIAMHVAAMSPRYLKREEVPAEVVAKEKEIQSATLDFKKPPEIQEKILAGKLNKFYGETCLEEQVFVKDPEGKKSVKEWLKLKAPTAKIEKFVRLQVGA